One Gemmatimonadota bacterium DNA window includes the following coding sequences:
- a CDS encoding alanine--glyoxylate aminotransferase family protein has protein sequence MRKHYRLMIPGPIEVSPDVLAHMSDPLTAHYGDRWVEIWRRTVSNLQRVIGTEGDVFPLVGSGHTANDVVMNSLFSPGNRILTLDNGLFGKRLDDLARAFGLDSVVVKKPWGIPFEAADIREAAAANPGLKAVFMVHGETSTGVANPVHELAAAAREHDMLVLVDTIASVGGEQYLMDAWDIDVTVCASQKALGAPPGLALVAVSDRAWDAMKDRREPRGFMTDLQNLRHFAETQADVHPHPGTMPVNNFVALIRSTDDILEEGLEACWTRHRKVARVVREGVRAMGLKVMAEERAACVNMTVILTEDRLKPVAFSDFMKAEYGMHVGLGLGDYVNRTIRVGHMAHNANLEAVTPFLVGLEQYLRRQGFDVERGACLAGLD, from the coding sequence ATGCGCAAACACTACCGTCTTATGATCCCCGGTCCCATCGAAGTCAGCCCCGACGTGCTCGCCCACATGAGCGATCCCCTCACCGCCCATTACGGCGACCGCTGGGTGGAGATCTGGCGCAGGACCGTATCCAATCTCCAGCGCGTGATCGGGACGGAAGGAGACGTCTTCCCGCTCGTGGGATCGGGCCACACGGCCAATGACGTGGTCATGAACAGCCTGTTCAGTCCCGGAAACCGGATCCTGACGCTCGACAATGGCCTCTTCGGCAAGCGACTGGACGATCTCGCCAGGGCTTTCGGGCTGGATTCGGTGGTGGTGAAGAAACCCTGGGGCATCCCCTTCGAGGCTGCGGACATTCGCGAGGCGGCCGCGGCAAACCCAGGCCTGAAGGCGGTCTTCATGGTGCACGGGGAAACGTCGACGGGCGTGGCCAACCCGGTGCATGAACTGGCGGCCGCCGCCCGGGAACACGACATGCTCGTCCTGGTGGACACCATCGCTTCCGTGGGCGGCGAGCAGTACCTGATGGACGCCTGGGACATCGACGTCACGGTGTGCGCCTCCCAGAAAGCCCTGGGCGCGCCGCCGGGCCTGGCCCTCGTGGCCGTGAGCGACCGGGCCTGGGACGCCATGAAAGACCGGCGGGAGCCCCGCGGGTTCATGACCGACCTGCAGAACCTGCGCCACTTCGCCGAGACCCAGGCCGACGTCCATCCCCATCCCGGCACCATGCCCGTCAACAACTTCGTCGCTTTGATCAGAAGCACGGACGATATCCTGGAAGAGGGGCTCGAGGCCTGCTGGACCCGGCACCGCAAGGTCGCCCGCGTGGTGCGGGAAGGCGTACGCGCCATGGGCCTCAAGGTCATGGCCGAGGAACGGGCCGCCTGTGTCAACATGACGGTCATCCTGACGGAAGACCGGTTAAAGCCCGTCGCCTTTTCCGATTTCATGAAGGCCGAATACGGCATGCATGTCGGTCTGGGCCTGGGCGACTACGTGAACCGGACCATACGCGTGGGTCACATGGCGCACAACGCCAACCTGGAGGCCGTTACGCCCTTCCTCGTCGGACTGGAGCAGTACCTGCGCCGCCAGGGATTCGACGTGGAGCGCGGCGCGTGCCTCGCCGGCCTGGACTGA